In the genome of Deltaproteobacteria bacterium, the window TCGACCCGGAGCGGGGCTCCGTGCGCGCGTGGATCCTGCAGATCGCGCATTTCCGCCTGCTGAACGAGTTGCGCCGCCGGAGCCGGCAGCCCGAGCTCGAGACCGATCCCGAAGGGCACGTGCTCGCGAGCCTCCCCGCGCGGGACCCCGGGCCGGCCGAGGCGGCGGCCGCGGAGCATCGCCGCGCAACCCTCCAGTCGGCGGTCGACGACCTACCGCCGCCGCAACGCCAGGCAATTCGCCTGGCCTTCCTCCACGACCTCACGCACGAGCAGGTTGCGGCCGAGCTCGGCCTCCCGCTCGGCACCGCGAAGACCCGGATCCGGGCGGGCCTGCAGAAGCTGCGCGGCCGGCTCGGGCCGCGCTGGGCCGCACTCGCCGCCTTCGGCTTGCTGGTCGCGCTCGGCGTCCGCTACCGATCCGAGCACGCGACGCTCGAGCGCTATGACCGCGCCCTGTCGATGGTCACGGCGAGCGACAGCGTGAACCTCCGGCTGGGCCCCGTGTCCGGGACGCCCGAGGAGGCGCACGCCCGCTACCGCGGCCGTCCTGGCGTCGGCATCGCCGTGGTCACCTTCTCCAAGCTCCCGCCGGCGCCCGCCGGCAAGACGTACCAGGCCTGGGTGCGGCATGGCGCCACCTGGACCTCGCTCGGCACTGCGCGGCCCGACGCGGACGGCAGCGCCCGCTTGATCGCCGAGAGCACCGCGCTGGCTGCGCTGCCCGACGCCCTCGAGGTGACGGTCGAGCCGCGCGCCGGAAGCGCTGTGCCGGGCGGGCCGGTCGTCCTCGCGTGGGCCCCATGACACACCGCGATGTGGCTCCCCTGGCGGTGAAGATCTTGCGATCTGCCATAGCAGGTTAGCGGCTGTCGATGAGGGCACGCAAGTGAGACTGAGAGAAAAATGTTACGGCGACTGCCTTGACAGTGGCTCGCAGCCGGCAGTACACGACCGGCTGCGGCGACGGGTGCGATCGTGCCGTCCCGTCGATCCTTGCGCGAGACGAAGGAGAACCGAGGATGCACCGTGCCCGGAAGCTCGTGGCTGGGATCGTATCGGCGGCGTCGATGATCGTGGGTGTGGTCGGCTTCGCGCCGGCCGTCGCTCACGGCGCGACCTGCAACGGTCTCTTCACCATCGACTACGTCGGCGCCCCGAATTTCGCGCTGCCGGGAGACACGGTGCGGGTCAGGTTGACCCTCGGCACCGGGAGCATCCAGGGCGGGACCGAGCTGAGCGTGAACCGGCTCCGGTTCTACCTCGACTGCAACGGGGACTTCGGCCTGGCGGTTCCCTGTACCGACGAGGGAAGCATCGTCGAGTACGAGGGCGATTCGACGATCACGACCACGTGCGACGGCGTCACCTGGTCGTCCACCCACGCGACGAGCGCGACGCCGAACGAGGTCGTCTTCACTCCGAGCACGCCGGTGGACATCCCGGCGGACACGCCCGTGGACCCGGGGTTCTGCAACCTCGAGTTCGACGTCAAGGTCCTCACCGCGAGCACCGACGGGACGCCGGACCAGATCGAGGAGACGACCGGCTACCTGGCGTCGGCCGACGATGCGAGCTGCGACAACACCCTCTCCTCATCGGGCCAACAGTCGAGCTCGATCCCGCTCTGCCCGTCCTGTCCCATCAGCGACTGTGCCGATTCGGTGTGCAACCAGGACACGGGCTCCTGCATGAGCACCGCAAAGCCCGCCAGCACGCCGTGCACGGACACCGACGGCAATGCCTGCACGACGGCGGGATGCGACGGCCGCGGTGTCTGCGACCAGAGCCACCTGGTGAAGACGTGCCCGCCGGACACGAACGAGTGCACGGACGACCCGCCGTGCAACCCGCAGACAGGGACCTGCGAGCACCCGCCGAAGCCCGCCAGCACGCCGTGCACGGACACCGACGGCAATGCCTGCACGACCGCCGGATGCGACGGCAACGGTGTTTGCAGTCAAACCCACGTCATGTGCGCGACCACGACCACCACGACTGCCACCAGCACCACGACCACGACGTCCACCGTCACGGCGACCACGCAACCCGAGACCACTCCCACCACGACCACGACCACGACCACCAGCACCACAAGCAGCACCACCACGACCGTTCCCGGCGGCTGCCGGGTGACGGGCGGCGGCCGCATCGACCAGACGTCCCCTGCGGTCAACTACGCGACGCATGGCGGGCAGGTGGGTGCGCCCCTCGGCTTCGTCACGGCCTTCAGCCCGGCAACCCCGTGCATCCAGGGCAGCTGGGAGCACGTGCGGCACGACAAGGGCGGGAACCTCCACGCCAAGAGCTTCGACAGCCTCGTCTGTGGCTGCCTCCCCTGTCCGGGGGATCCGGACCCCGCTGGCCACGCAGGTGCGCTCTGCAACCCCGGGGATCGCATCTGCGGGCCCGAGCCGCCGCGCGCCCCGGCGAACAAGATCTGCTTCACGGGGGTCGCGGGGCTGACCCTGACGAACGGCAAGAAGGACCGGGACGCGGCGTTCCGCGTCGACGTCGAAGATCACGGCGAGCCGGGCGGGAGCAGCGGGCCGCCGCCGCCCGACCGCTACCGCATGCGCATCTGGGTCCTGAGCGGTGACCCCGACGGCGCGAGCAACCTGGCCCTGCGGCAGTCGATCAGCTGCGGCGCCAGCCTCGACGAGGACATCGGCGCCCCGCCACCCGACATCGACGACGGGGGGGACACGCCGCACGGAAACCTACAGATCCACCCCGAGATCAACCACAAGGCGTGTCCATAGGCGCGAGCGGGCACTCCCGAGCCCGACGCTTGGTCACGCCCGCCCGTCAGCACGCTCCCGGCGTATTCGCCGACGACCGGAAGCGAGCGAGCCCGAGCTCCTCCCGGATGTCGCCGCTAACGGCGTAGAGCATCGGATCGAGCGGAATCCCCGTCGCGTCGGCCACGCGGTCGACGACGTTGAAGGCCGCGATCAGAGCACAGGTATCCACGAAGGCCTCGGGCGACAGCACGGCACGCACGGCGTGACGCTCGCGGGCGAGCACGTCGTCGTCATTTCCCATGACGGCGTCCGTGAAGGCGATCAGGCGCGCGCCGTGCTCGACGCCGGCGTCACCCTCGACCTTCCCGGTCACCGCGTTCAGGTCCACCGCCTCGCCGCAAACCTGACTGCTCGCACGGAGCAGTGCCGCGTGGGCGCTCGTTCAGTAGAAGCACTCGTTGAGCGCGGACACGCGCGCGGCGACGAACTCCATCTGCGGGCGGGCGAGCGCGCGACGCACCGTGGGATCCGGGATCTGTTCCACCGGCACGTAGTGCGCCGCCGACGACCTGCGCAGCGCGCGCACCTCGTCGGGCACGAGGCTGAGAGCGCGCATGATGTTCGGGACGAATCCGCCGCCGTACAGGTCCGCCTCCGGCCCGATGGCGTCCTCGGGTGCGATCATCGGCACCCAGGCCCCTTCGGGCTTCGCCCCGGCGGGCCGGTGCCGCGACGGCTCGCCCGGTCGCGGAGCGGGCAACGGAAAGGGCGGCACGCCGAACGCGCGGGCGAAGTAGTCGAGACCGGCCAGCAACGTCGACACGCCGACGAGCTCCACGTACCGGGCGACGTCCAAGCCGCCCGCGATCACCCCGTCGAACCAGCTCCTCGAGAGCCTCGCCGGATCGGTACGAATGCGGTGCACGGCATCGATGACGTTCTCGGGCAGCGCGTGCGGCCCGTCGTGCTGCCCCGTCGCTGCGCCCGGCGAGAGGCTCACCTTGCGCTCTCGACAGAGCGCGCAGCGAGCGGCTCCGCGAGACTCCGCCGCGATCGCGACCCGCTCCTCCCCCGTCCACCACGTCCCCGGAGAGCACAGGTGGTCGAGGAGGAAGCGGTGTGCCGCCACGAGGTCCTTGCGGACCGGGACTGGCGCGCGCCCGTAGTCGAGCTCGTCCGTGTCTCCCTCCCCCGGCTAGCAAGTGCCATATACCGAACCGCGGGTGCTGAGAAGGCGGGTCGTCGCCCGAGGCGGGACACGCCCGTGTTGCCTCGCTGCAAGACCCAGCCCTGCTCTGCGCGCGAGCCCATCGCGCGACTCCCTCCGGCGAACCCGCGGCCGGCGCGGGTTTCGCGATCCCCCCTCGCAACGCGGCACGATCGAGCGTCGCGCCGGTGCAAGGTCCGCTCGCCGCCGGGCACACCGCCCACAACCCGCAAAAAACATCTGCGGCTAGAGAAATTCTTCCGTAAACCGATTGACGCTTTCGCCGCTGCGGACATATAGCCCACCCTGTGCGCACGCGCACAGCGCAGGCGATGCGTGCTGCACGGGAGTAGCGACGTGAAGACCGTCAGCGGGAAAGGGGTCACCTCGTTCCTTCGAGTCGCGGTCCCGCTGATTCTGGCGGCGCTGCCGTCCAGGGCAGCTGCGCAGTCGCGCGACGCCGAGCACTACGAGCTGCTGCTCAACCGCGACGGGCACATCAAGGGGCTCGCGCTCATCAACGGCAACCTCGCGGTGAACGCGCCGGGCGGGCTTCTGAACCTCGGCCACGACGTGACCATGACCGACGGCCATGCCGTGGCGGGTGACACGGTGCGGGTTCAGGTCCGCGCGCGGGTCTTCGACGTGTTTGCGAACACGCTGCTGGCGGGTCGAGACAGCACGGTCGCCGGTACCGTCACCTCCATCCTGCCGCCCCTCTACGATTCCGAGCCTCTCGTCGTTCCCGATCCCTTCGATCCCGCGAACTTCCCGCCCAACTTTCCGATCCCCTGCGGAGGCCCCGACCGGGCGGGGGGGATGCATGAGACCTTCACCCTGTTGCCCGGCGCCTACGGCCCCGTCGCGGTCGGCGCGCTCGGCAAGCTCATCCTCCAGCCCGGGCACTATCAGTTCTGCTCGCTGGCGGCGCCCCACATCGGCGACATCGTCGTGAACGCCCCGGCGACGATCGACGTCGCCGGCTCCCTCCTCGTCGGCTCGCTCTCCACCCTCTTGCCGGTCGGGAGCCCCGCCCTGGTGGAGATCAACGTGATGGGCCCCATCGTCCGCATCGGGAGCGGCTCGATATTCAATGCGCGATTGTTCGCGCCGTTGGCGAAGCTGCGAATCGGCGGCAACGCGGTCGTCATGGGCCACCTGGTCGCCGACAGACTGCGGACCGACGCCGGCATCATTCTTTTCCCGTGCGGCAACGGCAAGCTCGACCAGGGCGAGCAGTGCGACGTCACGGCTCCCAACGGCGATCTCGCGTGCCCGGGCATGTGCGTCCCGCCCGGCCAGCCGAACGAATGTACCTGCACACCCGTCACGACCACGACAACCACGACGACGACGACCACCACCAGCAGCCCCCCCACGACGCAACCGCAGGTCACTCCCACCACGACCACCACCACGACGTCCACGCTGGCCGCCAGATGCGCCGTCGCCGCCACAGGTCCCTGCATCATCACGGTGAGCTCGCGACCGGGGGCCACCTTCGCCACCCTGCGCGCTGCGGTCGACGCGGCGGCGGACGGCACCGCCGCCTCCCCGACCCGGATCCACGTCAGCGGCCGGTGCGTCGGACCGCCGGTGCTGATCTCGCAGCGGTCGAACCTCGTCGTCGAGGGCGACCCGCCGCCGACCGCCTGTCCCGAATTCGGGCCCGAGCCGACCACGCTCACGTCGAGCTTGACCCCCGACGGCAGCACACCTCCGACCGGAAGCAACGGCGAGACGATAAAGGTTCTCTCGTCGACCAACATCTCGATCCGCTTCCTCAACCTGGTGGACGCGGATCCCGAGGACGCCGTCGACTACAAGAGCTCGTCGGGCGGCGACATGACGTGCAACTGCTGCGCGCGCAACGAGGAATGCTTCGAGATATCCGGTGGCAGCGGGTTCGCCGTGACGCAGAACCTCGTCACCGACAACGGGCACGGGATCAACACCGGGCATCAGGCGCACAACGTGACAATCACGAACAATACGGTCGTCAGCAACCGGCGCCCGTTCGGGTCCGACGTCGAGCAGGGCGACGGGATCACCATCTTCGAGGGCAGCACCGCGGTGTCGGTCATGCGCAACATCGTGAAGGACAACCTGGACGACGGCATCGATCTGGAGAACGCGAACTCGAACACGGTGACCGACAACGTCGTCACGGGAAACGGGTTCACGGCCAGCGGTGCGCCGAGCCCCGGCGGCAGTGGCATCGTGCTGCAGAGCTCGAACAACAACCTCATCGACTGCAACACGATCAGCGGAAACGCCGACGGCCTGACGGACAGGGCCCGGGTGATCTCCGGCACCGGCAACACCGGAAGCAACGTGACCGGCACGCCCTGCGTGCGCTAGCGCGCCTGCCCGCTCCGACACCCCACGGCGGCAAGCGCAATCACCGGCGAAACGTGTCGATAGCACGTATCGTCGGGATTTCTGATCGCAGACAACTCCGCTACACAGAGCCATCTGATCGTCGCATGGATCGCAACCCTCCGGCACGCCGTTCGCCTCTGGCGAGCGCCGCGCCGCGACACTTCCGTCACGCCCGCGCGCGCAGGCGCACGCCCGGCACCGACGCCCCTCGTGTGGACGCGGCTCGTTTCCGCACCGGGCCGATCCAGGGGCGAGGTTCGGCGAGCGGCGCGGCTCACCCCCTACGTCGCCCAGACGATCGTGGAGGATGCGCTGCGCGCCGGCCGCGGCACGCGTCTCGAGGTGACGGTGGTCTCGAGAGTGGACGCCGCCGGACTTGCGCAGCTTCGGGAGCACTTCTCCTCGCTCGCGGGCCGCGGCATCGACGTCACCGTCCACCAGGGCCGCGGCCCCTCCCCGCTCGGAGAGCCCGCCGCGCATCCGTGACCGCTGGCGCGATCTATGAGGTGAGCCCGGGGACGCTGACCTGCTGGCTGCCCAGACCTGATGGGCAATCGATGAGGCGACTCGCGTACGGAGTGCTCGCCGTCGCCGCCGCGCTCGCGCTGCTTGGTGTCGTCCTGTATGTCGCCGGCGCCCGGCAGACGGTCGCGATCCTCGCCCGGCTGAGCGGCCCCGAGCTCCTGGCGCTCGTGGCGGCCGCGTTCGGCGTCACGCTCTTCTCGGCCCTCGCCTGGCAGACCATCCTCGAGCGCGACGGGCATGCCCTGCCGCTCTGGCTGCTCTTCAGGCTCACCGTCTTGGCCTTCGCGGTGGGTTGGGCCATCCCATCCGGCTTCGTGGCCGGCATCGTGGCGGCGGCGTACTATCTCCGGCGCCGCGGCGTACCGCTCGCCCGCGGTCTTGCCTCCTTCGTCACCGGCCGCTTCTTCGAGATCACCGGCTGCGCGCTCATCTTTCCGGCGATTCTCCTCAGCAGCCTCGGGTCGCATGCCATCGTTCGGGGACTTGCCGTCGGGACGGTCTCGGCGGTGGGATTCGTCTACCTCGATCTGATCCTCCGCTGGCGCCTCGTACGCCGGTCGCTCGTTCGGCTCCGCCCCCTGCTGCCGGGCTTCAGCCGCCCGTCGCTCGACGCGGCCCTCGAGTTCTGCAGGGCGGTCGCCGACTTCTTCCGCGCTCCCCTGCCGCGCATCCTGCTCGTCGCCGGGTATGCCGTGCTCGCGGTGTCGGTCGCCTTCCTGCGGGCGCTGCTGACCGCGCGGTTCCTCGGGCTTCACCTCACCATGCCGGAGCTCGTCGTCATGTTCATCGTGACCGCGTTCCTCATCTCCGTGCCCTTCCTGCCCGGCGCCGTCGGCATCTACGAAGGCGGCATCGCGGGCGCCTTCGAGGTCCTCGGCCACTCACGCGCCGATGGCGTGGCCTACGCGATGACCATCCACGCCGCAGAGCTCGTGGTCGTCGCGGTCGGCTTCCTCTTCCTCGCCCATCTCGGCCTGAGCCTGGCCGCACCTCGGAAAGCCGCGGGCGAGGGGGCGCACGGTCCGCGGGTGCGGCGGGTGCATCGTCCTGCTTGAGGACGGCCGGTGCGTGCCCGCCGGCTCACGGCGCGACGCCGGGATGCCGCGCGAGCCAGTCCGCGACCGCGTTGTCCCACACGGCGCGGTCCTTGGTCACCGTGAAGCAGCTCGGGAGGCTCGTCGGGAAGTCGCCCGGCCCGAGCCACACCATCACGTTGTTGGCGCAGTCCCGGAGCTGCTCGGGCGGGATGCCCATGCGGCTCGCGCCCGGCTGTCCGACGCGCTCGGCCATGAACACGTTGTTGTAGAGGGCGAGCTTGGGGGACAGGCTGGCGTCCGGGTTGTTCCAGTTGTGCCACTTGAAGAAGGCACCCGTGCCGAGGCCATCCGCGCTGGCACCGCGCGGGCCCGGCATCGGCTGCAGCCGGACGAGCGAGCTCTGGATCGTCCAGAGCTTGCTCGATCCGTCGAACCCGCTGGCAATGATCGCGTCCGACGGACGCGCGCTGAAGGCCTCGTAGCAGCCGTCGAACAGGGAGTCGTCGACGAGCCCGCCGTGCACGTGGTCGTTCTCGACGCAGTCGTCGCGCACGTAGCTCAGGTGGACGTTCCGGATCGTGAAGTCGTCGGCCAGCTTGGGACGGACCCCGTCGGTCACGTTGTCGATGCGGATGCCGTCGACGGCGAGCTGCGAGTCGTCGAACACGATGCCGGCGTTGTTCATCGAATGCATGTCGTCCCAGCCGAGGCTCCGATCGTACTGCCCGAGCACCGTGCCGCCGAGCACGTGGACGCCGGCGCCGACGGCGAGGCGAAGAAGGTGGCCGCCGTCAAGTCGATCTTCGTCTTCCCGGCGAGCGACAGGTTCGTGTAGGCCGTCGAGCGCGAGCCCTGGAGCGTGATGAGCGGCGCGACGACGACCGTCGTCGTCGCGCTGGCGCTCTTTCCGCCGCCGTCGGTCACCGACGCGGTGAGCACGTGCGTGCCCGGGCCGAGGGTGCCGCCGGCGAGCGTGCCGCCGGCGCCGAGCGGCCCCTGGAGGCTGGAGCTCCAGGCGATCGCCGACGAGAGATCACCGTCCTCCGCGTCCTCGGCGGTGGCGGTGAGGGTGACCGGCTCGTCGGGGGCGAACGTCGTCCCGCTCGACGGCGCGACGATCTCCACGCTGGGCGCGGCGTTGACGACGAGCGTGATGTTCGCGAGCGCGCGCGTGCCGCCGCGGTCCGTGACCGAGGCCGTGATCGTGTGGGTCCCGGAGCGGAGCGTGGGCACGCCGAGCGCGCTGCCGGTCCCCAGCGGGCCGTCCAGGCTCGAGCTCCACACGATCGCCGCCCCGAGGTCGCCGTCCTCGGCGTCGGCTGCCGTCCCGGCGAGGGTGATCGCCTCCCCGGGCGAGAACGTGGACCCGTCCGCCGGCCCGGTGATCGTCACCGTCGGGGCGGCGTTCACCTCCACCGTGACCTCGGCGGCGGCGCTTCTTCCGCCGCTGTCCCGCACCGACGCGGTGATCACGTGGGTGCCGGAGCGCAGCGTGACGCCCGTCAGCAGGGCACCCGAGCCGAGCGGACCGTCGAGGCTCGACGTCCACTCGACCGCGTCGCCGAGATCGCCGTCCTCGGCGTCGGTCGCGGTCGCGAGGAGCGACACTGCGTGGCCCGCGCCGAGCACCGACCCGCTCGCCGGAGCCGCGATCGCGATCTCGGGTGCGGCGTTGACCACGATGGTGACTCCCGCCTCTGCCGCCTTCCCGCCGCTGTCGGTCACCCGGGCGGTGATCAGGTGCGTGCCGGAGCGGAGCGCGGCGACGCTCAGCATGCCGCCGGTGCCGAGCGGGCCGTCGAGGCTCGAGGTCCACCGGATCGCGGGCCCGAGGTCTCCGTCCTCCACGTCGCTCGCCGTGGCCCCGAGCGCCACGGCGTCGCCCGGCAGGAACGCCGCACCCTCCGGCGGCGAGGCGATCACGAGCGTCGGCGGCGCGTTCACCACGACCGTGACCTGCCGGCTCACGGTCCTGCCGCCGCTGTCGGCGACCGCGGCGGTGACCGTGTGGGTACCCGACCGGAGCGTGGCGACGCGCAGCGTTGGGCCCGCGCCGAGGGGTCCATCGAGGCTCGAGCTCCACCGGATCGCGGCGTCGAGGCTCCCGTCCTCGGTGTCGCTCGCGCTCGCGGTGAAGATGATTGCGGCGCCGGGTACGGAGTCGAAGCCGTCAGCGGGAGAGGTGATCGCGAGGACGGGAGGCGCGTTGACGACCACGGTGAGCGCCCCGCTCGCCGTCTTGCCGCCGCGATCCGCGACCGAGGCGGTGATCGTGTGCGTCCCGGAGCGGAGCCGGCCGACATCCAGCCTGCTGCCCGTGCCGAGGGGACCGTCGACGCTCGACGTCCACGTGATCTCGCCGCCCAGGTCGCCGTCCTCGAGATCGCGTGCCGCGCCCATGAAGGTGATGGTCTCGCCCGGCGCGAACAGCGCGCCGTCGGCCGGCGCGGTGATCTGGAGCGTCGGCGGCGCGTTCACGACCAGGGTGATCTGGGCGTTCGCCCGCTTGCCGCCCGTGTCGGTCACCGAGGCCGTGATGGTGTGCGTACCGGACCGGAGGCTCACCGAGAGCGTGCCGCCGGTGCCGAGCGGGCCGTCGACGCTCGAGGTCCAGGTGACGGCCGCGGAGAGGTCGCCGTCCTCGACGTCCGCGGCCGTGCCCTCGAACCGTACGAGGTCACCGGGGACGAGGACCGAGCGGTCCGTGGGGGCGACGATCCGCAGCTGCGGCGGCGTGTTCACGACGACCGTCGTCCGCGCCTCGGCCGTCTTCCCGCCGCTGTCGGCGACCGCTGCGGTGATCGTGTGCGTGCCCGAGCGCAGCGTGCTCACGTCGAGCGCGCCGCCGCTGCCGAGCGGCCCATCGAGGCTCGACCGCCAGGCGATGATCGCGCTCAAGTTCCCGTCCTCGCGGTCCTGGGCGGCGCCGGTGAACCGGATCGTCTCGCCAGGGACGAAGCCCGCGCCGTCGGCGGGCCCCGTGATGGCGATCGTCGGTGCGGCATTCACGACCACGGTGCGCATCGCAGCCGCCACCTTGCCGCGGCCGTCGGTGACCGACGCGGTGATGGTGTGCGTGCCCGAGCGGAGCGTCGAGGTGCTGATCGTGCCGCCCGTGCCGAGCAGGCCGTCGAGGCTCGAGGTCCAGGTGATCGACCCCGAGAGATCGCCGACGTCGACCTCACTCGCAGCGGCGCTGAACGTGACGGCCGCGCCGGGCACGAACGCGGTGCCATCCGCGGGAGCGATGATCGTCAGGATGGGCGGGCTCGCCACCACGATCGCGATCCGCGCCTCGCCCGACCGCCCGCCGGCATCGGTCGCACGCGCCGTGATGGTGTGGGGGCCATGGCTGAGGCTCGCGGTCGTGATCGAGGTCCCGCTGCCGAGGATGCCGTCCCGGTCCGAGGCCCAGACGATGCGCGCGCCGAGGTCGCCGCTCTCCGCATCGACGGCCGTGGCGCTGAAGGTCACGGCCGCGCCGAGGTCCACGGTCGCGCTCGGGGCGGGCGCGGTGATCGTGACCAGCGGCGCCAGGTTCTGGACGAGCGCGATCAGGAGCTGGGGCTTCCCGCTCGTCGCCTCGCGGCTCCCGTAGCGCACCCAGTCGCTCGACGTGCTGTCGACGGCGAAGTCGTACGTCCCGTCGGCCGCGACGGCGGAGGTGACGTCGAAGTCGGCCGCCTGCTTCGGCAGCACCTTTCCCTTGATGGCGAGCGCCGGCCCGTCGATGAGCGGCCGGGTGCGGTAGGTCGTCGTGGCTTCGGGCCAGGCGTGGTTGCTGATCGCGTGCACCGCGCCGCCGAGCGCGCTCGCATCGCTGCTGCTCGACCCGACCGTCAGCCGGAGCAGCGCCTGCTGGACGGTGAAGCG includes:
- a CDS encoding sigma-70 family RNA polymerase sigma factor, with protein sequence MNGYRPMPPRAHASDAELMRRVADGSEESLGLLYRRFARLIVGLASQTLDRAAAEDIVQDVFLAVWRNAATFDPERGSVRAWILQIAHFRLLNELRRRSRQPELETDPEGHVLASLPARDPGPAEAAAAEHRRATLQSAVDDLPPPQRQAIRLAFLHDLTHEQVAAELGLPLGTAKTRIRAGLQKLRGRLGPRWAALAAFGLLVALGVRYRSEHATLERYDRALSMVTASDSVNLRLGPVSGTPEEAHARYRGRPGVGIAVVTFSKLPPAPAGKTYQAWVRHGATWTSLGTARPDADGSARLIAESTALAALPDALEVTVEPRAGSAVPGGPVVLAWAP
- a CDS encoding flippase-like domain-containing protein — its product is MDRNPPARRSPLASAAPRHFRHARARRRTPGTDAPRVDAARFRTGPIQGRGSASGAAHPLRRPDDRGGCAARRPRHASRGDGGLESGRRRTCAASGALLLARGPRHRRHRPPGPRPLPARRARRASVTAGAIYEVSPGTLTCWLPRPDGQSMRRLAYGVLAVAAALALLGVVLYVAGARQTVAILARLSGPELLALVAAAFGVTLFSALAWQTILERDGHALPLWLLFRLTVLAFAVGWAIPSGFVAGIVAAAYYLRRRGVPLARGLASFVTGRFFEITGCALIFPAILLSSLGSHAIVRGLAVGTVSAVGFVYLDLILRWRLVRRSLVRLRPLLPGFSRPSLDAALEFCRAVADFFRAPLPRILLVAGYAVLAVSVAFLRALLTARFLGLHLTMPELVVMFIVTAFLISVPFLPGAVGIYEGGIAGAFEVLGHSRADGVAYAMTIHAAELVVVAVGFLFLAHLGLSLAAPRKAAGEGAHGPRVRRVHRPA